In Papaver somniferum chloroplast, complete genome, the genomic window GTGCAAGTATTTTACGATTAAGAAGTAACTGCCCCTTGTGCAGATCATGTATTAATCGACTATAACTATAGGATATCCTATTCTCACGAATTACTGCATTTATACGAGTGATCCACAAACGACGAAAATCTCTCTTTTGCCTGCCCCTATCCCGATGAGCCGAAACTAAAGCTCTCATTTTCTGTTGAGTCATAGTTCGAGTAAGTCTTGAATGCGCCCCTCGAAAGGTTGATGCAAATAAACGAATTTTTGTTCTACGTCTCCGAGCTATATATCCTCGTTTAATTCTGGTCATTGAATCAAATGAAACTTTGATGAATAACTAATTGATTTCTTTTCTTTCAGTCATTCTTTTCCCCCCCTAGTCTATTAATAACAAAACTGATTCTTCCGATGTATAAAAT contains:
- the rpl20 gene encoding ribosomal protein L20, translating into MTRIKRGYIARRRRTKIRLFASTFRGAHSRLTRTMTQQKMRALVSAHRDRGRQKRDFRRLWITRINAVIRENRISYSYSRLIHDLHKGQLLLNRKILAQIAISNRNCLYMISNEIIK